In Schaalia sp. JY-X169, the following are encoded in one genomic region:
- a CDS encoding HNH endonuclease signature motif containing protein encodes MTSPIEGIVEGRAVPAARFSAGPAADIPAGLVGVITDLAAVGAGLPAITDIMGAPNSQVLGLAQITAVLVKRLQAIGTGCAGVLDQRLKSGALNGGAMAGFTGGAALVRDLTGCSITEARARLRLAEATLPQTYPSTDPGSCNDLASNAAGSGRGPEVGSDPGSGSGGVPGRGATFELVASALETGGLSEAGALRIVDTLTQHDKRGGTHTGDMEGQLVGTALGLPGDKRNYHDVAQHLHNNNVPTRNTPTTTGTDTDAATGAGTDTGLGAGFGGTPTTGFSGAHLDEIRRACSQAADLWDPRQSIQADYHTTSKRFLTIGQEAHGLIPLRANLTPEIAAHLETMLNTITSPRTRHHWDPTNSDNTSSAGNHSSNSGDPAHNNSGDPASNSNDNAGGVWDQRSPAQKRHDAFASIITVASSAATHTTNLIKTGQPGTPLLGGSGTVVMMQTSRQALQNRRPGLIHTNQGPLTISNLAIEHAACTGAIQFYATDPQGKITELGNTQRVFTNHQKRVILARDGGCIIPGCDTPAQWCEVHHVTPHAQGGKTHTDNGVLLCHGHHRHIEHGPWNIQMKNGTPQIKPPHWKDPTQKWQPTTRVLPPQNKPPNQTSAPPDRHSAAPDETGPPPNQHSREPGQQGAPPGSQNGTPPTLWNHAA; translated from the coding sequence TTGACCAGTCCTATAGAGGGCATTGTTGAGGGCAGGGCGGTCCCGGCGGCCAGGTTCTCAGCCGGACCAGCAGCGGACATTCCGGCGGGCTTGGTTGGGGTCATTACTGATTTGGCCGCGGTGGGAGCCGGTTTACCGGCGATCACTGACATCATGGGGGCACCCAACTCGCAGGTTTTAGGGTTAGCCCAGATTACTGCCGTGTTGGTCAAACGCCTGCAAGCCATTGGTACCGGGTGTGCGGGAGTGCTGGATCAACGTTTGAAGAGTGGGGCCCTCAATGGTGGAGCCATGGCCGGATTCACCGGGGGCGCTGCACTGGTACGCGACCTAACCGGTTGCAGTATTACCGAGGCGCGCGCCCGCCTCCGCCTTGCCGAAGCAACCCTGCCGCAAACATATCCCTCCACTGACCCTGGCAGCTGCAATGACCTCGCTAGCAACGCTGCTGGCAGTGGCAGGGGCCCTGAGGTTGGCAGTGACCCCGGCAGCGGCAGTGGCGGTGTTCCGGGGCGTGGTGCAACATTTGAGTTAGTAGCCTCCGCCCTTGAAACTGGGGGTCTTAGTGAAGCAGGCGCCCTCCGCATTGTTGACACCCTGACCCAACATGACAAACGCGGTGGCACCCACACCGGGGACATGGAAGGCCAACTAGTCGGAACCGCCCTCGGCCTACCAGGTGACAAACGCAACTACCACGATGTTGCCCAACACCTCCACAACAACAATGTCCCTACCAGAAACACCCCTACAACCACCGGCACCGACACTGACGCCGCCACTGGCGCTGGAACTGATACTGGTTTGGGCGCTGGGTTTGGTGGAACTCCCACGACTGGTTTCAGTGGCGCTCACCTAGATGAAATACGTCGCGCCTGCAGCCAAGCAGCCGACCTCTGGGACCCCCGCCAAAGCATCCAAGCCGACTACCACACCACCAGTAAACGTTTCCTCACCATCGGCCAAGAAGCACACGGACTCATCCCCCTACGCGCCAACCTCACCCCAGAAATCGCCGCCCACCTAGAAACCATGCTCAACACCATCACCTCCCCCAGAACACGCCACCACTGGGACCCCACCAACAGTGACAACACCAGTAGCGCCGGTAACCACTCCAGCAACAGTGGCGACCCGGCCCACAACAACAGTGGCGACCCGGCCAGCAACAGTAATGACAATGCTGGTGGGGTTTGGGATCAGCGCAGCCCCGCACAAAAACGCCACGACGCTTTCGCCTCCATCATCACAGTTGCCTCCAGCGCCGCCACCCACACCACCAACCTCATCAAAACCGGTCAACCAGGCACACCCCTCCTCGGCGGATCAGGCACCGTAGTCATGATGCAAACCAGCCGCCAAGCCCTACAAAACCGGCGCCCCGGCCTCATCCACACCAATCAAGGCCCCCTCACCATCTCCAACCTCGCCATCGAACACGCCGCCTGCACCGGAGCCATCCAGTTCTACGCCACCGACCCCCAAGGCAAAATCACCGAACTAGGCAACACCCAAAGAGTCTTCACCAACCACCAAAAACGCGTCATCCTCGCCCGCGACGGCGGCTGCATCATCCCCGGCTGCGACACCCCCGCCCAATGGTGCGAAGTCCACCACGTCACCCCCCACGCCCAAGGCGGCAAAACCCACACCGACAACGGCGTCCTCCTCTGCCACGGACACCACCGCCACATCGAACACGGCCCCTGGAACATCCAAATGAAAAACGGGACACCCCAAATCAAACCACCCCACTGGAAAGACCCCACACAAAAATGGCAACCAACCACACGCGTCCTCCCACCCCAAAACAAGCCACCAAACCAAACCAGCGCGCCACCAGACAGACACAGCGCAGCCCCCGACGAAACCGGTCCGCCACCAAACCAACACAGTAGGGAGCCAGGCCAACAAGGCGCGCCACCAGGCAGCCAAAATGGGACGCCACCAACACTGTGGAACCACGCCGCCTAA
- the leuA gene encoding 2-isopropylmalate synthase: MITNGPANLQQNSSMPVAKYRPFLQTNPPHLTYRKWPEKQIVKAPRWLTTDLRDGNQSLVEPMDPARKRLMFDLLVRMGYKEIEIGFPAASQTDFDFVRSLVETGAVPDDVTVSVLTQSRPEIITRTVESLVGLKRATVHLYNATSPMFRDVVFRNSKEETIALAVEGTRHVMAAAEKILGDQTVFGYEYSPEIFIDTEPQFALDICEAVMDVWQPGPDREIILNLPATIERSTPNVYADQVEWMSTNLSRREFITLSVHPHNDRGTAVASAELAMLAGADRVEGCLFGHGERTGNVDLVTLALNLYTQGVNPQVDLSDIDDVRRTVEYCTGMGVHDRAPYAGDLVYTSFSGSHQDAIRKGFAVRAAKVDEQGSDVYWEIPYLPVDPHDVGRSYEAVVRVNSQSGKGGVAFLMSSAHSLELPRRLQIEFSRIVQAETEERGGEIDAATLWQFFADAYLPNDAAENLEPWGRFVLGRSSVTSDDSGAQLQAELFDRGSQLIMKSTGNGPVDAFVKGLEDLGHDLRILDYSEHAMSSGHGANAAAYIEAIVDGRTVWGVGIDSSIARASYKAIISALNRALR, from the coding sequence ATGATCACAAACGGTCCCGCTAACTTACAGCAAAACTCTTCCATGCCGGTTGCGAAGTACCGGCCATTCCTCCAGACCAATCCTCCCCACCTCACCTACCGGAAGTGGCCGGAAAAGCAGATTGTTAAGGCTCCCCGCTGGCTCACCACCGACCTGCGTGACGGTAACCAGTCTTTGGTGGAGCCGATGGACCCAGCGCGTAAACGTCTCATGTTCGACCTGCTGGTACGCATGGGTTACAAAGAAATCGAGATTGGGTTCCCCGCAGCATCCCAGACGGACTTTGACTTTGTTCGCTCCCTGGTGGAGACGGGCGCAGTCCCCGACGATGTGACAGTTTCCGTCCTCACCCAATCGCGCCCGGAAATCATCACCAGAACGGTGGAATCCCTAGTTGGTCTGAAGCGCGCAACCGTGCACCTCTACAATGCGACATCACCCATGTTCCGCGACGTGGTCTTCCGCAATAGCAAGGAAGAAACCATAGCGCTTGCGGTTGAGGGAACGCGGCACGTCATGGCTGCAGCTGAGAAGATTCTTGGCGACCAGACAGTGTTCGGCTACGAGTACTCTCCGGAGATCTTCATTGACACTGAACCGCAGTTCGCCCTCGACATCTGCGAGGCCGTCATGGATGTCTGGCAGCCGGGACCTGACCGGGAGATCATTCTGAACCTACCCGCAACCATCGAACGTTCCACACCGAACGTCTACGCGGACCAGGTGGAGTGGATGTCGACTAACCTGTCGCGGCGCGAGTTCATCACGCTGTCCGTGCACCCACACAACGACCGTGGCACTGCGGTGGCGTCAGCGGAACTCGCCATGCTCGCCGGGGCTGACCGAGTGGAAGGCTGCCTTTTCGGCCACGGTGAACGAACGGGTAACGTCGACCTCGTGACGTTGGCGCTGAACCTTTACACGCAAGGTGTCAATCCGCAGGTGGACCTGTCGGACATCGACGATGTCCGGCGAACCGTTGAGTACTGCACCGGTATGGGCGTTCACGACCGTGCGCCGTATGCGGGTGACCTTGTGTACACGTCCTTCTCGGGTTCGCACCAGGACGCAATCCGCAAGGGATTCGCAGTCCGTGCCGCCAAGGTGGACGAGCAGGGCTCGGACGTGTACTGGGAGATCCCCTACTTGCCTGTTGACCCCCATGACGTAGGCCGGTCGTACGAGGCCGTTGTGCGCGTGAACTCGCAGTCCGGGAAGGGTGGCGTCGCCTTCCTTATGTCGTCCGCGCATTCCCTGGAGTTGCCGCGGCGCCTGCAGATCGAGTTTTCACGAATCGTCCAGGCTGAAACTGAGGAGAGGGGCGGCGAGATTGACGCCGCGACGTTGTGGCAGTTCTTCGCGGATGCCTACCTGCCCAATGATGCGGCAGAGAACTTAGAGCCGTGGGGGAGATTTGTCCTCGGACGTTCCTCAGTGACTTCGGATGACTCCGGGGCTCAGTTGCAGGCTGAACTGTTTGATCGGGGAAGCCAGCTGATCATGAAGTCAACGGGTAACGGACCCGTTGACGCATTCGTGAAGGGGCTTGAGGACCTCGGGCATGACCTGAGGATCCTTGATTACTCAGAGCACGCGATGAGTTCCGGCCATGGTGCGAACGCCGCTGCATACATTGAGGCAATCGTTGATGGCCGCACGGTGTGGGGTGTCGGCATTGACTCGTCCATTGCTCGGGCGTCGTACAAGGCAATCATCTCGGCGCTGAACCGGGCCCTGCGCTGA
- a CDS encoding ABC transporter permease codes for MSHSLTAEQIRSQNPVVRPNRGLGRFIWVLFSGVFFNPFNIGFAILMPVIMYLMFGANQEYSDFSVGNGNVASQVLVSMTLFGMMMTTSSFAANVSLERAQGVSRLYALTPMSALFQLVGRMVAILCVGCVVVLITFGVGVATGASMSGVVWAQSAPILLLVSTVGIAIGFGCGFAVRSDGAFAATSAIVVLSAFGGGLTIPLDQMGAFFQSLAPWTPLWGAGQMVLLPIHGWENFTPNMLVNVAIWAALFIALAVWGLRRDTGR; via the coding sequence ATGAGCCACTCACTGACAGCAGAGCAAATTCGTAGTCAGAACCCGGTTGTGAGGCCGAACAGGGGACTTGGCCGCTTTATCTGGGTCTTATTTAGCGGAGTCTTCTTCAACCCGTTCAACATTGGCTTCGCGATTTTGATGCCCGTGATCATGTACCTGATGTTTGGTGCCAACCAGGAGTACTCGGACTTCTCTGTTGGAAACGGAAATGTCGCCTCGCAGGTCCTGGTCTCTATGACATTGTTCGGCATGATGATGACAACTTCGTCTTTTGCGGCCAACGTCAGTTTGGAACGTGCTCAGGGGGTGAGCAGGCTCTACGCTCTGACGCCGATGTCTGCGTTGTTCCAACTTGTTGGGCGAATGGTTGCGATTCTCTGCGTGGGCTGCGTCGTTGTGCTCATAACCTTTGGCGTGGGGGTTGCGACGGGCGCGTCCATGTCAGGCGTGGTTTGGGCCCAGAGCGCCCCCATCCTCTTGCTTGTGTCGACGGTGGGAATCGCGATTGGTTTCGGATGCGGTTTCGCGGTGCGATCGGATGGGGCGTTCGCCGCAACGTCAGCGATTGTCGTCCTGTCTGCCTTCGGGGGCGGTCTGACGATCCCGTTGGACCAGATGGGGGCGTTCTTCCAGAGTTTGGCGCCGTGGACGCCACTGTGGGGTGCCGGTCAGATGGTGCTGCTCCCGATTCACGGCTGGGAGAATTTCACTCCCAACATGCTTGTGAACGTCGCGATTTGGGCAGCATTGTTCATCGCTTTGGCGGTGTGGGGGCTACGCAGAGATACGGGGCGCTGA
- a CDS encoding Fur family transcriptional regulator, producing MSSPQRMSKQRKAVLDNLESHSTFRSAQEIHGSMENAGETAGLATVYRNLQVLEDSGLVDAIRGESGEMLYRSCTPGSHHHHLICTRCGRAEEVELDGLEQIMQDLAQSHGFELLDHTVELAGLCEQCRGLEEGEQ from the coding sequence GTGAGTTCACCTCAAAGAATGTCCAAGCAGCGCAAAGCTGTGCTCGATAACCTCGAGTCCCACTCAACTTTCCGCAGCGCCCAAGAAATCCACGGATCCATGGAGAATGCGGGGGAAACCGCCGGTCTGGCAACCGTCTACCGCAACCTGCAGGTGCTGGAAGATTCCGGGCTGGTAGATGCGATTCGCGGGGAAAGTGGGGAGATGCTCTACCGCTCCTGTACGCCAGGATCACACCACCACCACCTGATATGTACAAGATGTGGACGCGCGGAAGAGGTGGAGCTAGACGGATTGGAGCAGATCATGCAAGATTTGGCACAGAGCCACGGGTTCGAACTGCTTGACCACACCGTTGAGCTGGCCGGACTCTGTGAGCAGTGTCGTGGCCTCGAAGAAGGAGAACAGTAA
- a CDS encoding metal ABC transporter permease: protein MKITRAPVLSLFLSPLFIYSFLAALLVGLSAPVVGTYLVHRRLAMLGDGIGHVALTGVAVGWLVGSLANLTPIDRFAVPGAIVASVAAAVVIELVRRSGRTSADVVLALLFYGGIAAGVVLIGLAGGSSTQLNSYLFGSLATVSMGDLVLIACMALGIFAIGIGLRPLLFSVTNDEDFARASGLPVNTLSMLIAVMSAVTVAVSMRVVGALLVSAIMIIPVATAQLFAKSFRSTMGFGMLIGALVSVIGLGITFQVNISPGATIVVLAVTVYAVTFAARSALERMARR from the coding sequence ATGAAGATAACGAGGGCGCCCGTGCTTAGCCTGTTCCTCTCCCCCCTCTTTATCTACTCCTTCCTGGCGGCTCTCCTAGTTGGCCTGTCGGCGCCCGTCGTGGGAACCTACCTTGTCCACAGGCGGCTCGCGATGCTCGGCGACGGCATCGGGCACGTCGCTCTCACCGGTGTTGCCGTTGGCTGGCTGGTGGGATCCTTGGCCAACCTCACTCCGATTGATCGGTTCGCGGTGCCCGGCGCAATAGTTGCTTCGGTTGCGGCAGCCGTCGTCATCGAATTGGTGCGCCGATCGGGGCGAACCTCCGCGGATGTCGTCCTCGCCCTCCTCTTCTACGGTGGCATCGCAGCCGGTGTGGTCCTGATCGGCTTGGCCGGGGGGTCCTCAACGCAACTGAACTCATACCTGTTCGGGTCACTTGCGACGGTCTCAATGGGCGACCTCGTCCTCATTGCCTGTATGGCCCTGGGGATATTCGCAATTGGGATCGGACTGCGGCCACTGCTTTTCTCGGTGACCAATGATGAGGACTTCGCGAGGGCGTCCGGACTACCCGTCAATACGCTGTCCATGCTGATAGCGGTCATGTCGGCAGTGACAGTTGCGGTGTCGATGCGGGTCGTCGGCGCACTGCTTGTGTCAGCAATCATGATTATCCCCGTCGCAACCGCGCAGCTGTTTGCCAAATCATTCCGCTCAACAATGGGTTTCGGGATGCTCATTGGCGCACTGGTGTCAGTGATCGGTTTGGGGATCACCTTCCAAGTGAACATCTCCCCCGGCGCAACCATTGTCGTACTGGCGGTTACGGTCTACGCGGTAACCTTTGCAGCGCGTTCAGCGCTAGAGAGGATGGCCCGCAGGTGA
- a CDS encoding ABC transporter ATP-binding protein, whose product MEMNLVPSALGLEHVTMRYPGGVTAVDDVTLTIAQGEVVALLGPNGAGKTTLIDLALGLQHPTAGSANLLGMSPPDAISRGLIGVVNQTGALPVDFSVHQLLTLFSGFYATPLGLVEVVEATNLGGLVKRKIRKLSGGEQQRVRLALALLPDPLVMFLDEPTAGMDPTARQDFWRVIKKAAGTGRTVIFATHYLAEAEAFAERTIIMRDGRVAVDSPTHALMRRGTARLTIDLDEGDAIGVLASLEERGWTALWEDGRLVVSGSDLDDAARILLAVPGAHNLRLVDASLEDIFASVTGVKEGPQ is encoded by the coding sequence ATGGAGATGAACTTGGTTCCGTCGGCGCTCGGTCTAGAGCACGTAACGATGCGCTATCCCGGGGGAGTCACAGCAGTCGACGACGTGACCTTGACGATCGCCCAGGGTGAGGTTGTTGCGCTCCTCGGGCCAAACGGCGCAGGAAAAACAACGTTGATAGACCTAGCCCTGGGCCTGCAACACCCAACGGCAGGCTCCGCGAACCTACTGGGCATGTCCCCACCAGACGCGATCTCGCGGGGTTTGATAGGGGTTGTCAACCAGACTGGGGCTCTTCCCGTGGATTTCTCGGTGCACCAGCTTTTGACGCTCTTCAGCGGGTTCTACGCCACGCCACTCGGTCTTGTGGAGGTGGTTGAAGCCACCAACCTCGGCGGCCTCGTGAAGAGAAAGATCCGCAAGCTCTCCGGTGGCGAACAGCAGAGGGTCCGCCTCGCCCTCGCCCTTCTTCCGGACCCTTTGGTCATGTTTCTGGATGAACCGACCGCTGGAATGGACCCCACGGCACGCCAGGACTTTTGGCGGGTCATCAAGAAGGCAGCGGGAACTGGCAGGACCGTCATCTTCGCGACCCACTATCTTGCCGAGGCCGAAGCCTTCGCCGAACGAACGATCATCATGAGGGACGGCCGGGTCGCCGTCGATTCCCCCACCCACGCACTGATGAGACGTGGCACAGCAAGGCTGACGATTGATTTGGACGAGGGCGATGCCATCGGAGTCCTTGCTTCCCTTGAAGAGCGCGGCTGGACAGCCCTGTGGGAAGACGGAAGGTTGGTAGTGAGCGGAAGCGACCTCGATGACGCTGCCCGCATCCTCTTGGCAGTACCGGGAGCACACAACTTGCGTTTGGTCGATGCGAGCCTTGAAGACATCTTCGCGTCGGTCACAGGAGTGAAGGAAGGTCCGCAGTGA
- a CDS encoding C69 family dipeptidase: MPVHLPRPAGLNIEVTEEVLVGCTTILVGKDASYDGSPLVARNEDSPNGEFHPKKIIVVKPGDQPREYTSVISKVTVPLPDDPMRYTAAPNAIPDQGIWAQAGINSANVAMSATETLTSNERVLGADPLVSGGIGEEDFVTLVLPYIHSAREGVVRLGALLEQYGTYEMNGVAFADADEIWWLETVGGHHWIARRVPDDVYVTMPNQLGIDSFDVEDALGEGREYLASSDLRDFIADNWLDLSIDGNLNPRDAFGSHSDADHVYNTPRAWFMQRILNPNSTEYAPTSDDIPWCRHPERKITIEDIKYVLSSHYQGTPYDPYAGTDEQARLFRPIGINRHSQLSILQVRPKSSRSIQWIAFASNPFNTLIPLYTNVEKMPDYVSDTTGRVTTENFYWASRILAALADAQFSAALPEIESYQQATLAAGHENLAKTDAEARILVDSASVGGLLEAANEAITTTVKEATEAVLDKVLLIVSNGMKNSFSRSDG, from the coding sequence GTGCCCGTTCATTTGCCCCGACCCGCTGGGCTTAACATTGAGGTGACAGAGGAGGTTCTCGTGGGGTGCACGACGATTTTGGTGGGTAAAGACGCAAGCTATGATGGCTCGCCTCTGGTGGCGCGGAATGAGGACTCACCCAACGGTGAGTTCCACCCGAAGAAGATCATTGTTGTAAAGCCCGGTGACCAGCCCCGCGAGTACACAAGCGTCATCTCAAAGGTGACCGTCCCGCTCCCAGACGACCCGATGCGTTACACGGCCGCCCCGAACGCCATCCCTGATCAGGGGATTTGGGCCCAGGCTGGGATTAACTCGGCCAACGTAGCGATGAGCGCAACTGAGACGCTCACCAGCAACGAGCGCGTCCTCGGCGCCGACCCGCTGGTCTCGGGTGGCATTGGCGAAGAGGACTTCGTAACCCTGGTGCTCCCGTACATTCATTCGGCGCGTGAGGGTGTTGTTCGTCTTGGTGCGCTGCTGGAGCAGTACGGCACGTATGAGATGAACGGCGTCGCCTTTGCGGATGCGGATGAGATCTGGTGGCTTGAAACCGTTGGAGGTCACCACTGGATCGCGCGCCGCGTCCCCGACGACGTCTATGTGACGATGCCTAACCAGCTGGGCATTGACAGTTTCGATGTGGAGGACGCCCTCGGTGAAGGCCGCGAGTACCTGGCGTCTTCTGACTTGCGAGATTTCATCGCGGACAACTGGCTAGACCTCTCCATTGATGGGAACCTGAACCCGCGGGACGCATTCGGCTCACACTCGGATGCCGACCACGTTTACAACACTCCTCGCGCCTGGTTCATGCAGCGCATCTTGAATCCCAACAGTACGGAGTACGCACCGACCTCGGACGATATTCCATGGTGCCGGCACCCAGAACGCAAAATCACCATTGAAGATATCAAGTATGTATTGAGCTCGCACTACCAGGGCACCCCATATGACCCGTATGCGGGCACCGATGAGCAGGCGAGACTATTCCGCCCGATTGGGATCAATCGGCATAGTCAACTTTCTATCCTGCAGGTAAGGCCAAAATCGTCCCGTTCGATACAGTGGATCGCATTTGCTTCCAACCCTTTCAACACGCTGATTCCCCTCTACACTAACGTTGAGAAAATGCCCGACTATGTCTCTGACACGACAGGCCGAGTAACAACGGAGAACTTCTACTGGGCCAGCCGCATCCTCGCTGCATTGGCAGACGCCCAGTTTTCTGCGGCGCTACCTGAGATTGAGAGCTACCAGCAGGCCACGCTTGCTGCAGGCCACGAAAACCTCGCAAAAACTGATGCTGAGGCACGTATCCTCGTCGACAGTGCATCGGTAGGTGGCCTTCTCGAGGCCGCCAATGAGGCGATCACAACCACGGTCAAAGAGGCAACCGAGGCGGTGCTCGACAAGGTTCTCCTGATTGTCAGCAACGGCATGAAGAACAGCTTCTCCAGGTCGGATGGTTAG
- a CDS encoding isoprenyl transferase produces MALDAPGAGRTVVPPHLLGHVPEHVAVIMDGNGRWANARGLPRTEGHRAGELALMDTVAGAVEAGVKYLSMYAFSTENWKRSPEEVRFLMGYSRDVIRKHTDRLDEWGVRVRWVGRRPRLWKSVLKELRVAEERTKNNTKTELLLCINYGGRAEITDAARALAEEVAAGTRKASSIREADLASHLYAAQAPDVDLLIRTSGESRISNFLLWQLAYAELDFVPQAWPEFGREQLWERLIAYRERERRYGGAVDAVAGSNQ; encoded by the coding sequence ATGGCACTTGATGCGCCAGGTGCTGGTCGCACCGTTGTCCCGCCCCATCTTTTAGGCCACGTCCCCGAACATGTCGCGGTGATCATGGATGGCAATGGGCGTTGGGCGAATGCAAGGGGCCTGCCCAGGACCGAAGGGCACCGAGCCGGTGAGCTTGCACTAATGGACACCGTCGCGGGCGCTGTCGAGGCTGGCGTCAAGTACCTCTCGATGTACGCGTTCTCTACGGAGAACTGGAAGCGTTCGCCCGAGGAGGTCCGTTTCCTTATGGGGTACTCACGGGATGTGATACGTAAGCACACGGACCGCCTCGACGAATGGGGCGTGCGGGTCCGTTGGGTCGGACGAAGACCACGTCTTTGGAAGTCTGTCCTCAAAGAGCTACGGGTTGCCGAAGAGCGAACCAAGAACAACACCAAGACGGAACTGCTTCTGTGTATCAACTATGGGGGGAGAGCCGAAATCACAGACGCCGCCCGGGCGCTTGCGGAAGAAGTTGCTGCTGGAACTCGCAAGGCTTCCTCTATCAGGGAAGCCGATCTGGCGTCGCACCTGTACGCCGCGCAGGCCCCAGACGTCGACCTGTTGATACGCACGTCGGGCGAGTCAAGGATTTCTAACTTCTTGCTTTGGCAGCTGGCTTACGCCGAACTAGATTTCGTGCCGCAGGCGTGGCCGGAGTTTGGGCGGGAACAGCTTTGGGAGCGTCTGATCGCCTACCGGGAACGCGAGAGACGCTACGGCGGAGCGGTTGACGCCGTTGCCGGTAGCAACCAATGA
- the recO gene encoding DNA repair protein RecO gives MQRTFRDRAFVLRAYKLGEADRILVMLGEKSGQFRVVAKGIRRTSSKFGARLQSFNLVDVQFYRGRSELATLTQAETISAYSVDIAQSYGSFTNAKLIVEAAQRITEGQELPSPEQFALLHGALHAMASGTKPPALVAASYLLRLATIEGWQPTLDRCAQCDTQGWYSHFSATSGGSVCDDCASADALRVEPGALRLMDMLLRADWQSALAQESEHWGEALDVSGAWVQWQLEQRLRALPFASIVD, from the coding sequence ATGCAGCGAACTTTCCGTGATAGGGCGTTCGTTTTACGTGCCTACAAACTGGGAGAAGCAGACCGAATCCTGGTGATGCTGGGGGAGAAGAGCGGGCAGTTCCGGGTTGTTGCTAAGGGAATCCGGCGCACTTCCTCTAAGTTTGGGGCGCGGCTGCAATCCTTCAACCTTGTCGATGTTCAGTTTTATCGAGGCCGCAGTGAGCTTGCCACCCTGACGCAGGCGGAGACGATCAGTGCGTACTCGGTGGACATCGCTCAGAGTTACGGAAGTTTCACGAATGCGAAGCTCATTGTGGAGGCGGCTCAGCGAATAACTGAGGGGCAAGAGCTGCCGTCACCGGAGCAGTTCGCCCTGCTTCACGGCGCCCTGCACGCCATGGCTTCCGGAACCAAACCGCCGGCCCTAGTCGCAGCGTCGTACTTGCTGCGGCTTGCAACCATTGAAGGATGGCAGCCGACCCTGGACAGGTGTGCCCAGTGCGATACCCAAGGGTGGTATTCACACTTCTCGGCAACCAGTGGCGGCAGTGTCTGTGACGACTGCGCAAGCGCGGATGCACTACGTGTTGAACCCGGTGCGCTCAGACTCATGGACATGCTGCTCCGGGCTGATTGGCAGTCCGCCCTCGCACAGGAAAGTGAGCACTGGGGCGAGGCATTGGATGTGTCGGGGGCGTGGGTGCAGTGGCAGTTGGAGCAGCGTCTGCGCGCACTCCCATTTGCAAGCATCGTGGACTGA
- a CDS encoding GRP family sugar transporter, producing the protein MSFAIGLLPALLFGSSSVLLMKLGGDSRQQTMGQFLGALAVAIVLALSVGVDTNPAVLLTAFVAGAVLGVGMNLQIISFHYLGVSRVMPLTTGGQLIGVAVLGIALFGEWVGSAALPVGIAALASILVGVFLAGWSEPDPLTVSAPADPARVAPADSARVTSAPLAPADPAPADPAPADPAPAPASAPASASAPASASASAPASASVRTGMVIMAISTLFLIAFPTLTRLWSIDPMTSLLPEAIGFVVVGVIATSPRRGMPDTRWSRPTVGALLPGVLWGTGLIVLQYSINVLGVAVGFALSQLTVVVATFGGIWILQEKKTRKEMRVTMLGMLFLVGGAMLLGYANALDGI; encoded by the coding sequence ATGAGCTTTGCGATTGGGCTCTTACCCGCGCTGCTATTTGGGTCTTCAAGTGTCCTGCTGATGAAGCTCGGCGGGGACAGCCGACAGCAGACCATGGGGCAGTTTCTTGGCGCCTTGGCAGTGGCGATAGTTTTGGCGCTCAGCGTGGGAGTGGACACGAACCCCGCTGTTCTTCTCACCGCCTTTGTTGCGGGTGCAGTGCTTGGTGTGGGGATGAATCTGCAGATTATTTCCTTTCACTATCTGGGTGTCTCACGTGTCATGCCGCTCACGACGGGCGGTCAGCTGATCGGGGTGGCGGTTCTTGGTATTGCCCTGTTCGGAGAGTGGGTCGGATCGGCGGCGCTGCCGGTGGGAATCGCGGCGTTGGCGTCAATACTGGTGGGGGTATTTCTTGCGGGCTGGAGCGAGCCCGACCCTCTCACCGTGTCCGCTCCCGCGGATCCCGCTCGGGTCGCTCCCGCAGATTCTGCTCGGGTCACGTCTGCTCCGCTCGCTCCCGCAGATCCCGCTCCCGCGGATCCCGCTCCTGCAGATCCCGCTCCTGCACCCGCTTCCGCTCCTGCTTCTGCTTCCGCTCCTGCTTCTGCTTCCGCTTCCGCTCCTGCTTCCGCTTCCGTGCGAACCGGAATGGTCATCATGGCCATTTCTACGTTGTTCTTGATTGCATTTCCTACCCTCACGAGGTTGTGGTCGATTGATCCGATGACGTCGCTGTTGCCGGAGGCGATTGGTTTCGTGGTGGTGGGTGTGATCGCCACATCCCCGCGACGAGGCATGCCAGATACGCGTTGGAGTCGCCCTACCGTTGGCGCCTTGCTCCCGGGGGTCCTGTGGGGCACGGGGTTGATCGTGCTGCAGTACTCAATAAATGTGCTCGGGGTGGCTGTGGGATTTGCACTTTCGCAGTTAACGGTGGTGGTTGCGACTTTTGGGGGCATCTGGATTCTCCAAGAGAAGAAGACACGCAAAGAGATGCGCGTGACCATGTTGGGAATGCTGTTTCTGGTCGGCGGTGCGATGCTGCTCGGATACGCGAACGCACTAGACGGAATCTAG